DNA from Mucilaginibacter mallensis:
GTTTTGAAACGAAATTATTTAATATAGCGAAAATCCTGCCCATCTTTTATGTTCAGCAAGGCTTCATAAATAAGGCGGATAACATTATCCACGTCTTCTTTATGTATCATTTCAACTGTAGTGTGCATATAACGCAATGGCAACGATATTAATGCCGAAGGTACGCCGCCATTTGAATAAGCAAATGAATCGGTATCGGTACCCGTAGAGCGTGATGATGCCTGGCGCTGGAACGGTATCCCTGCTTTTTCTGCCGATTGGATCAATAGCTTATTTAAATTATTCTGAATTGCCGGTGCATATGATATTACCGGCCCCTTGCCACAAGCCAGGTCGCCCTGGGTTATTTTGTTGATCATTGGGGTTTGAGTATCATGCGTAACATCGGTAACAATAGCAACATTTGGTTTAATATGATGCGCTATCATTTCGGCACCGCGTAAACCTATCTCCTCCTGCACCGAGTTTACAATGTATAAGCCAAATGGCAGCTTCACCTTGTTCTCTTTAAGCATACGGGCAACTTCGGCTATCATAAAACCACCGGCACGGTTATCCAGTGCTCTACCTACATAGTAACGATCGTTCAATATCATAAACTCATCCTCATAGGTAATTACACAACCTACATGGATACCCAGCTTCTCTACCTCTTCCTTTGAAGTACAGCCGCAATCCAGGAAAATATTTTTCAATGTCGGTGCTTCCTCTTTATCACCTGCACCACGGGTATGTATAGCAGGCCAGCCGAAAACAGCTTTTACAATGCCTTTATCGGTATGAATGTCAACCCTTTTTGATGGCGCTATCTGGTGGTCAGATCCACCATTGCGGATAACATATATCAAACCATCGCTGGTGATATAGTTTACAAACCATGAAATTTCATCAGCATGCGCCTCAATAACTACTTTATAGGCAGCATCTTTGTTGATGATACCAACCGCGGTGCCATAATTATCTACATAATGCTCATCAATATAAGGCTTTAAATATTCAAGCCACATTTCCTGCCCCTTCCACTCAAAACCGGTAGGCGACGGATTATTTATATATTTTTCGAAAAAAGAAAGCGAAGTTTCATTTACAACGGGAGTATGCTTTGGAGCATCAGTATTTTTCTTAGCCATGTTTCATAAGGTGGCCTGTGTTTAGCCACAAGCAAATATAATAAAGCTACCGATAATGCCAAGTTAACTAATAACCTTAGGAGTATAGTTTATCAATAGTTTAACATTGACTTTATGCTGATACTGCATCTTTGTGGTGAGTAAATTTTTCAATATATAATTAGTTTGGTTGAAAGCCGGTTTATTTTATAAGCCGGCTTTTTTTATGCCGACAGATCCTTTTCCAGGATCTCGTAATCAAACCCATTCTTTGAGAAATGCTCGCCTTTTTGCACAAAACCGTGCTTTAAGTAGAATGGGATGGCCGTAAGCCGGGCATTGCACCAAAGCCTTGTACCGCCCTCGCTGATAGCAAAATTGGCAATATACTGCAACAGCCTGCTGCCGATACCCCTACTTTGTACCGATGCTTCAACAGCAAATTTCCTGAACTGCCAGCTATCATCCCGCTTAAACAGGGACACCACCGCCACCAGGTTATTATTTTGGAACGCGCCGAAATGATATCCATCGTTATCCTCGTCGATCTCCATCTCAAACATTTTTTGCTGTGGATATAAAATATCCCGGCGCAATTTCCAGGTTAATTCAGGGCGGATCTGTTCAATGCTGATGTCGTTCATGTCGGATTAAAAATATATGTTTTAAAACAAAAAACCCGGCTTAACCGGTTTTTTTGTTTTATTCTTTACTTTTCCAGACATTGTTTGCCGGGTTATAATCGGGCAATACATTGTCCGGGTCATATGTAACCGACTCAATAGGTTCGGTTGATGGATATTTAAAAGTACGGGTGGCGAAGCGTTCCCATATCTCAACCGGATATTTTATACGCTCGGTTTTACCGCTCTTGGTTTTTATCTCCAATATTACCGGCATAGCCATTTTGTCAAGATTATCAATAGTGATCAACGCTCCTTTTGTTGGGTCGCCATCTACATATTTAACATCGCTAACAGCTACATCAAGTCTCCAGTTGTTAATGAACCAGCCTCTCCAGAACCATTGCAAACTCTCGCCCGATACATTTTCCATCGTGCGGAAAAAGTCATCAGGTGTTGGGTGTTTATAGGCCCATCTTTCAATATAAGTTCTGAATGCGCGATCAAAACGTTCTGGACCCAGAATCTGCTCACGTAATAAAACTAAACCTACGCTTGGTTTTGCATATAATAAAGTACCCGTATGCGCTTCCTTTAAATCAGCCGGGGCAGTTAACACAGGCTCCAGATCAGGCGCGGTAAACCTGGCACCTGTCATATGCATATCAGATGGCCTGGTTGATTTGTACTCGCCATTATTAAAATCGGCAGTTGATAAGCCGTTGATAAAGGTATTAAATCCTTCATCCATCCAGCCATATAAACGCTCGTTTGAGCCTACTATCATTGGGAACCAGGTATGGCCAAACTCATGGTCGTTAACACCCCACAGGC
Protein-coding regions in this window:
- a CDS encoding M42 family metallopeptidase, giving the protein MAKKNTDAPKHTPVVNETSLSFFEKYINNPSPTGFEWKGQEMWLEYLKPYIDEHYVDNYGTAVGIINKDAAYKVVIEAHADEISWFVNYITSDGLIYVIRNGGSDHQIAPSKRVDIHTDKGIVKAVFGWPAIHTRGAGDKEEAPTLKNIFLDCGCTSKEEVEKLGIHVGCVITYEDEFMILNDRYYVGRALDNRAGGFMIAEVARMLKENKVKLPFGLYIVNSVQEEIGLRGAEMIAHHIKPNVAIVTDVTHDTQTPMINKITQGDLACGKGPVISYAPAIQNNLNKLLIQSAEKAGIPFQRQASSRSTGTDTDSFAYSNGGVPSALISLPLRYMHTTVEMIHKEDVDNVIRLIYEALLNIKDGQDFRYIK
- a CDS encoding GNAT family N-acetyltransferase, whose protein sequence is MNDISIEQIRPELTWKLRRDILYPQQKMFEMEIDEDNDGYHFGAFQNNNLVAVVSLFKRDDSWQFRKFAVEASVQSRGIGSRLLQYIANFAISEGGTRLWCNARLTAIPFYLKHGFVQKGEHFSKNGFDYEILEKDLSA